One Rhododendron vialii isolate Sample 1 chromosome 2a, ASM3025357v1 genomic region harbors:
- the LOC131317479 gene encoding uncharacterized protein LOC131317479: protein MSPIKNKPLKLYISAAEGSTGCLVAQDNEQGKEQAVYYLSRLLTPCERSFPYVPQKAVKSQALADFLADHPCVDIGKESDTGLSAFEISLTPWTLLFDGSKTQMVSGCGVIIISPQGLRTELSFQFDFPCTNNQAEYEAVVIGLEILRDLEAREVRVIGDSNLVINYLAGTFKCYSEELAPYYMAAVQLIQDFDNASTGLKLSPETLHKIITVQKRLLPSVRRRGLGLEVFVSDLPVEEEEEGKEDWHDPIITYLKRPHMGASRKIKRRALSYVLLGDELYKKGLEDDLLLRCLCHAEAMKVMAEVHEGICGAHQSDYQAVVKPWPFRGWALDIIGMIYPPSSKQHRFILVATDYFTKWAEAIPLKFVDQQDVIKVMKEMIIHRFGILEHFVADKGSVFFGAQVRAFASQFNIQLSHSTPYYAQGNGQAESTNKTLIVIIEKMVENNSRVWHELLSDALWAYRTSKKEATNVTPYMLVYGHDPVLPMEVTVRSARIAYQNGLSPVDYSQAMLMEMEDLDEVRLAALDHMLVQKRHVAKAYNRRVRRKSFTEGDLVWQVVLPLGAQTARYGKWSPTWEGPYQIYKVFEGNVYLLMGLDGGMHILSTKSEVEREREASFKRGDAGISFEK, encoded by the exons ATGTCTCCTATCAAGAACAAGCCTTTGAAGCTCTACATTTCAGCTGCAGAAGGCTCTACTGGATGCCTTGTAGCACAAGACAATGAGCAAGGGAAAGAGCAAGCTGTGTATTATTTAAGTAGACTGTTAACTCCTTGTGAAAGGAG TTTTCCATATGTCCCTCAAAAGGCGGTAAAGAGCCAGGCCTTAGCAgattttcttgctgatcatccTTGTGTGGATATCGGCAAAGAATCTGATACAGGACTGAGCGCATTTGAAATCTCACTCACTCCTTGGACTCTTCTTTTTGATGGATCAAAAACTCAAATGGTCTCAGGCTGTGGAGTTATCATTATTTCTCCTCAAGGCCTAAGAACAGAGCTATCTTTTCAATTCGATTTTCCATGTACAAATaatcaagctgaatatgaagcagtGGTAATAGGCCTTGAGATCCTAAGAGATCTTGAGGCCAGAGAAGTAAGGGTTATaggggattcaaaccttgtaatcAACTATTTGGCAGGGACGTTTAAATGCTATAGTGAGGAGTTAGCTCCTTATTACATGGCAGCGGTGCAGTTAATTCAGGACTTTGATAAC GCCTCAACGGGCCTGAAGCTATCACCAGAGACTCTTCATAAGATCATTACAGTCCAAAAAAGGCTACTCCCTTCTGTAAGGAGAAGAGGTTTAGGCTTAGAAGTATTTGTTTCAGACCTTCCagttgaagaagaagaggagggtaAGGAGGATTGGCATGATCCCATCATTACTTACCTAAAACGGCCTCATATGGGAGCTAGTAGGAAGATTAAGAGAAGAGCATTGAGTTATGTTCTTCTTGGGGATGAATTGTACAAGAAAGGCCTTGAAGATGATTTGTTGTTGAGATGTTTATGCCATGCCGAGGCCATGAAGGTGATGGCAGAAGTTCACGAAGGGATTTGTGGAGCACATCAGTCCG ATTACCAGGCTGTAGTAAAGCCTTGGCCTTTTAGAGGCTGGGCTTTGGACATAATTGGGATGATTTATCCCCCTTCATCGAAACAACACAGGTTCATTTTGGTAGCCAcagattattttacaaaatgggcAGAGGCCATTCCATTAAAATTTGTGGATCAACAGGATGTGATTAAAGTTATGAAGGAAATGATTATCCATAGGTTTGGAATACTGGAGCATTTTGTGGCGGACAAAGGCTCAGTGTTCTTTGGAGCACAAGTTCGGGCCTTTGCAAGTCAATTCAACATACAGCTCTCTCATTCAACTCCCTATTATGCACAAGGGAATGGTCAAGCTGAGTCAACCAATAAGACCTTGATTGTGATTATTGAGAAAATGGTAGAAAATAATTCAAGGGTTTGGCATGAGCTCCTTTCTGATGCATTATGGGCTTATAGGACTTCAAAGAAAGAGGCCACAAATGTTACTCCTTACATGCTGGTATATGGCCATGACCCCGTACTTCCTATGGAAGTGACGGTTAGATCTGCCAGAATTGCTTACCAAAATGGCTTAAGTCCTGTTGATTATAGCCAAGCCATGTTAATGGAGATGGAAGACCTTGATGAGGTGAGATTAGCTGCTTTAGACCATATGTTGGTTCAAAAGCGTCATGTGGCCAAAGCTTATAATAGAAGAGTAAGAAGGAAGAGTTTCACTGAAGGAGATTTGGTGTGGCAAGTTGTTCTTCCTTTGGGCGCACAAACTGCAAGATACGGAAAATGGTCTCCAACGTGGGAAGGGCCTTATCAAATTTACAAGGTGTTTGAAGGTAATGTTTATCTTTTAATGGGTTTAGATGGTGGAATGCACATACTATCAACGAAAAgtgaagtggagagagagagagaggccagcTTTAAAAGGGGCGATGCTGGCATTAGTTTTGAGAAGTAG